A single genomic interval of Bos javanicus breed banteng chromosome 8, ARS-OSU_banteng_1.0, whole genome shotgun sequence harbors:
- the NOL8 gene encoding nucleolar protein 8 isoform X4 yields MKANREMKRLFVGGLGQNISEADLQNQFGRFGEVSDVEIITRKDDQGNPQKVFAYINIRVTEADLKKCMSVLNKTKWKGGTLQIQLAKESFLHRLAQEREEAKVKKGKSTTGNTSLLEKMKTVDFHVKAVPGTEVPGHKNWVVSKFGRVLPVLHLKNERKRKIIKYDPSKYCHNLKKIGEDFTNAVPISNLTWELEGGNDPMSKKRRGEFSDFHSPAKKIIKVQKNEDSTAFPTMRSKPSGIVESPHLIQQLAQKAPHNSSTPKSPYITDFDHQKIKNVFFQTSGLETTKKRNSISDDDIDSEDELRLMIAREENLEKTTWSSNEFENDPFEVVRDDFKSDFHKFHTSTGLGLKNSENNVTENGCDSDSGDTDEIIAMKKSSGKIENGVDFSQGEKSMYKKTLKSRKKYDLSDDCIKEQKRKNKVEIALSHRVKPLSCKSLIESSSSEDADSVSESTECEGDKEYNTLMENCLRVNLTLADLEQLAGGNQEAPKEKTESSGQETTAKCDRASKSRRTPGDLCRGQQCIHPEEIVASLLEGRENPCGKQKTKENTLKPKFQAFKGVGCLYGKESVKKSLQESVASNNINKDQISLKLEEPRNVSMGKWSLCANGLSSEQTPFQHAKEANDSNQIQPQKRQSFLSQGHKVVSPNSSEKRNRNPISSLLPLKDKKSSSCGAKTPNRGLDEDCCHGTGKSGESSEGRPDLCSCKTPEKSPEFFSRRDSQRSKTDFPLSVNSSSDVNAKDKHAEDNQKRLAALEARQKAKEVQKKLVHNALANLDGHPEDKPTHIIFGSNSESETEETSTQEQSHPGEELVKESMGRASGKLFDSSDDEESCAEDDNNRFRIKPQFEGRAGQKLMNLQSHFGTDDRFRMDSRFLESDSEDDHEEINEKKTPEEEELAAEKLKALNVVQSVLQISLSNSTSKGSVAAKKFKDIIHYDPTRDDHATYERKQDDKPKESKAKRKKKREEAEKLPEVSKEMYYNIATDLKQIFQSVKDTSEKEDNTPWNEDSDGEKAEVVQDTPALMTRSEQTGGFTFSFFESDAKDEKEETYRVEAVKPGKVAWQGDPRFQDSSSEEEDVTEETDDKKQSPEEVPLPEKETTRFFFFSKNDERLHGSDLFWRGVGSNISRNSWEIRTNNLRMDCRKKHKDAKRRLKLK; encoded by the exons GTATGtctgttttaaataaaacaaaatggaaaggtgGGACACTGCAAATTCAGCTAGCAAAGGAAAGTTTTTTGCACAG aTTGGCCCAAGAGAGAGAAGAAGCAaaagtaaagaaaggaaaatcaacaACAGGCAACACCAGCTtgttagaaaagatgaaaacGGTGGATTTCCATGTGAAAGCTGTGCCAGGAACAGAAGTACCAGGGCACAAA aattgggTTGTGAGTAAATTTGGAAGAGTCTTACCTGTCCTTCATCTAAAGAATGAACGTAAACGTAAAAT CATAAAGTATGATCCCTCAAAATACTGCCACAACTTAAAGAAGATAGGGGAGGATTTCACAAATGCTGTCCCTATATCCAACCTCACCTGGGAACTGGAAGGAGGGAATGATCCTATGAGTAAGAAACGGCGAGGAGAATTCTCTGACTTTCACAGCCCTGccaaaaagataataaaagtaCAGAAGAATGAGGATTCTACTGCATTTCCTACCATGAGATCAAAACCTAGTGGCATAGTGGAGAGTCCACATTTAATACAACAGCTTGCACAAAAAGCACCTCATAATTCCAGTACTCCTAAATCACCGTATATAACTGATTTTGatcatcagaaaattaaaaatgtattttttcagacTTCTGGTTTAGAAACTACCAAAAAGAGAAATAGCATATCTGATGATGATATTGATTCTGAAGATGAATTAAGGCTAATGATTGCACGAGAGGAAAACTTAGAGAAAACTACATGGTCCtcaaatgaatttgaaaatgatCCCTTTGAAGTTGTAAGGGATGATTTTAAATCTGATTTTCACAAATTTCATACTTCAACAGGTTTAGGCCtcaaaaacagtgaaaataatgTTACGGAAAATGGTTGTGACTCTGATTCAGGAGATACAGATGAAatcattgcaatgaaaaaaaGTTCTGGTAAGATCGAAAACGGTGTAGATTTTTCACAAGGAGAAAAGTCTATGTACAAGAAGActttgaaaagcagaaagaagtATGATCTTTCTGATGACTgtattaaagaacaaaaaagaaaaaacaaagtagaGATAGCCCTCAGTCACAGAGTTAAGCCTCTTAGTTGTAAATCTCTGATTGAGTCCAGTAGCAGTGAAGATGCTGATTCTGTATCAGAATCAACTGAGTGTGAAGGAGATAAGGAGTATAACACCTTGATGGAAAACTGTCTCCGTGTGAATCTGACTTTGGCTGATTTGGAACAGCTGGCTGGCGGTAACCAGGAGGCTCCAAAAGAAAAGACTGAGAGCAGTGGCCAGGAAACCACTGCCAAGTGTGACAGGGCCTCCAAGAGCCGAAGGACTCCAGGTGACCTCTGCAGAGGCCAGCAGTGTATTCATCCTGAGGAAATTGTGGCTTCTCTTTTAGAAGGAAGAGAGAACCCAtgtggaaaacagaaaacaaaggaaaatacctTAAAGCCAAAATTTCAGGCTTTCAAAGGAGTGGGCTGTCTCTATGGAAAGGAATCAGTGAAAAAATCCTTGCAAGAGAGTGTTGCctctaataatattaataaagatCAAATTTCCTTGAAACTTGAGGAACCGAGGAACGTGTCTATGGGAAAATGGTCCCTGTGTGCTAATGGCCTATCAAGTGAACAGACTCCTTTCCAACATGCAAAGGAGGCAAATGACTCAAACCAAATTCAGCCTCAAAAGAGACAGTCTTTTTTGAGCCAGGGTCACAAAGTGGTGTCCCCTAACAgttcagaaaagagaaatagaaatcctATTTCTAGTCTGTTGCCACTGAAAGATAAGAAATCTTCAAGTTGTGGGGCTAAGACTCCCAACAGAGGCCTTGATGAAGACTGTTGCCATGGGACTGGAAAGTCAGGAGAGAGCTCTGAAGGGAGGCCTGATCTGTGCAGCTGCAAGACCCCTGAGAAATCACCAGAGTTTTTCTCAAGGAGAGACTCCCAGCGAAGCAAAACTGACTTCCCACTTTCTGTTAATAGTTCATCAGATGTTAACGCTAAAGATAAGCATGCTGAAGATAATCAGAAACGTTTGGCAGCCTTAGAGGCAAGGCAGAAAGCCAAAGAAGTCCAAAAGAAGTTGGTTCACAATGCTCTGGCAAATTTG GATGGTCATCCAGAGGACAAGCCGACGCACATCATCTTTGGTTCCAATAGTGAAAGCGAAACAGAGGAGACATCCACTCAGGAGCAAAGCCATCCAGGAGAGGAACTGGTAAAA GAGTCCATGGGTAGAGCCTCTGGGAAGCTCTTTGACAGCAGCGATGATGAGGAATCTTGTGCCGAAGATGACAATAACAGGTTCAGAATTAAACCTCAGTTTGAGGGCAGAGCTGGACAGAAG CTCATGAATTTGCAGTCTCACTTTGGCACTGATGACAGATTTCGCATGGACTCCCGATTTCTAGaaagtgatagtgaagatgatcatGAAG aaataaatgaaaagaaaactcctGAGGAGGAAGAGCTTGCTGCAGAAAAATTGAAAGCCCTGAATGTTGTGCAGAGTGTTTTGCAGATCAGCTTAAGCAATTCTACAAGCAAAGGATCAGTAGCTGCTAAGAAATTTAA GGACATCATACATTATGATCCAACAAGGGATGACCATGCAACTTACGAAAGAAAGCAGGATGATAAACCAAAAGAAAG TAAAGCAAAacgaaagaagaaaagggaggaagcTGAGAAACTACCTGAGGTGTCTAAAGAAATGTATTATAACATTGCTACGGATTTGAAACAAATATTCCAAAGTGTAAAAGATACTAGTGAAAAGGAAGATAACACACCTTGGAATGAGGACTCTGATGGAGAGAAAGCTGAGGTAGTCCAGGACACTCCAGCTCTGATGACTCGCAGTGAGCAAACCGGCGgattcacattttccttttttgagtcTGAtgccaaagatgaaaaagaag AGACCTATAGAGTTGAAGCAGTAAAACCTGGGAAGGTCGCCTGGCAGGGAGACCCTCGTTTCCAAGACAGCAGTTCAGAAGAGGAAGATGTTACTGAAGAAACAGATGACAAAAAGCAGAGCCCTGA AGAAGTACCATTACCTGAGAAAGAGACtactagatttttctttttctctaagaatGATGAGAGACTTCATG gtTCTGACTTATTTTGGAGAGGAGTGGGAAGTAATATTAGCAGGAATTCTTGGGAGATCAGAACAAACAATTTGCGAATG GACTGTCGGAAGAAACATAAAGATGCCAAAAGGAGATTGaagctaaaataa